Proteins co-encoded in one Cucurbita pepo subsp. pepo cultivar mu-cu-16 chromosome LG15, ASM280686v2, whole genome shotgun sequence genomic window:
- the LOC111811439 gene encoding mitochondrial import inner membrane translocase subunit PAM16 like 2-like — MAAKILANLIVMGSGILARAFVQAYRQALTNASKSGVAQETIQNSVRRASKVMTEQEARQILGVTAGTPWEEIVKKYDALFERNAQTGSFYLQSKVHRAKERLEPLYQSKGQDAPS, encoded by the exons ATG GCTGCGAAAATTCTTGCCAATTTAATTGTGATGGGCTCTGGGATACTTGCTAGGGCCTTTGTTCAAGCCTATCGTCAAGCCCTTACGA ATGCTTCGAAGTCCGGTGTTGCTCAAGAAACAATTCAAAACAGTGTTCGCAGAGCAAGCAAAGTGATGACGGAGCAAGAAGCCAGGCAGATTCTTGGCGTCACCGCGGGAACGCCTTGGGAGGAAATTGTGAAG AAATATGACGCTTTGTTTGAAAGGAATGCTCAGACTGGAAGCTTTTATCTTCAGTCAAAAGTTCACAGAGCCAAGGAACGATTAGAACCTCTCTACCAGAGCAAAGGTCAGGATGCCCCTAGCTGA